The following proteins come from a genomic window of Nostoc sp. ATCC 53789:
- a CDS encoding glycosyltransferase family 2 protein, whose protein sequence is MEDLAIFLSKSLTGWLVIQVCLTLVFIWYLRSSKKNLLPDDQLPKTAVILCLRGADPFLPRCLRSLLNQNYPHYDLKLIVDSHEDPAWKIASESITEQEATNVQISPLRIVRNNCSLKCSSLVQAVRELDDSYKVVALVDADTIVHVNWLRELVSPLGDAKIGATTGNRWYVPTGRYWGSLVRYIGNVSTVVQMFIFQIPWGGSLAVKTEVLRQTELLDKWGQALGEDFMMHDILKKHGFQVKFVPSLLIVNREETDLSNLIDYLKRLILYSRLYHPRWLALVSEAVSSILFPTALIILVLESFLQAKWAAAALLLGCYSVYTVGLLLIMLVLELEIQRVVRSNDQAIAKLSGATIIKMLIGIPLTQWVYGLAMLSSIWISTVTWRGVSYRVQGPWNVRLVEYRPYQWLDQPIDGKVSL, encoded by the coding sequence ATGGAAGATTTGGCAATATTTCTGTCTAAGTCTTTGACGGGTTGGCTGGTTATTCAGGTGTGTTTAACGCTTGTTTTTATATGGTATCTGCGCTCATCTAAAAAAAACTTATTACCAGATGATCAGTTACCCAAAACAGCAGTGATTCTTTGCTTACGCGGAGCCGATCCGTTTTTGCCTAGATGTTTGCGATCGCTCCTGAACCAAAACTATCCACACTATGATTTAAAATTGATCGTTGATAGTCACGAAGACCCCGCTTGGAAAATTGCCAGTGAAAGCATCACAGAGCAAGAAGCGACCAACGTTCAAATTAGCCCTTTGAGAATAGTACGCAACAATTGTAGTCTCAAATGTAGTTCCTTAGTCCAAGCTGTCCGTGAGTTGGATGATTCCTACAAGGTTGTTGCCTTAGTAGATGCTGATACCATAGTCCATGTAAATTGGCTGCGAGAATTAGTCAGTCCTTTAGGTGATGCCAAAATAGGGGCGACAACAGGTAATCGTTGGTACGTACCTACAGGTAGGTATTGGGGATCTTTAGTGCGGTACATCGGCAATGTATCCACAGTTGTGCAAATGTTTATCTTTCAGATTCCTTGGGGTGGGAGTTTGGCTGTGAAAACAGAAGTGCTTCGCCAAACAGAACTACTAGATAAGTGGGGACAAGCTTTAGGCGAAGATTTTATGATGCACGACATCCTCAAAAAACATGGGTTTCAGGTAAAGTTTGTGCCTTCGCTGCTAATTGTCAATCGTGAAGAGACTGATTTATCCAACTTAATCGACTATCTCAAGCGCTTGATACTTTATTCTCGACTGTATCACCCGCGTTGGCTAGCTTTAGTTAGTGAAGCTGTTTCTAGCATTTTGTTTCCTACCGCACTCATCATTTTAGTTCTAGAGTCCTTCTTGCAGGCAAAATGGGCAGCTGCGGCTCTCTTGTTGGGCTGCTATAGTGTCTATACTGTCGGATTACTCTTGATAATGCTCGTGTTGGAATTAGAGATACAGCGAGTGGTTCGCTCTAATGACCAGGCGATCGCAAAATTATCGGGTGCTACAATCATCAAAATGTTGATTGGAATTCCCCTAACACAGTGGGTTTATGGGCTAGCAATGCTATCATCCATTTGGATCTCAACAGTCACCTGGCGCGGTGTCTCCTATCGGGTTCAAGGGCCTTGGAATGTCCGGCTAGTGGAATATCGCCCTTATCAATGGTTAGATCAGCCCATTGATGGCAAGGTATCTCTTTGA